A single Tachypleus tridentatus isolate NWPU-2018 chromosome 9, ASM421037v1, whole genome shotgun sequence DNA region contains:
- the LOC143225429 gene encoding transmembrane protein 145-like isoform X1 gives MMARAYLYFSSRIMLFFYLYCFLWSWFYAEGKVVSGEMHSSKNWLFLTRFCFLSEYGRFSYDLEYSKDYEIQNILLYFDSSRQWPSVYKTDKTCLEKEAVLSVSRGQVINLTSTSPGSGCEIEVSPSGKSMYHCSRYRIFESVRPRWWFIAVSNCNSSKGVKLKYHFVMTNDEKNYWFKHFSADEFYILQTDVTFATLYCLLILASCFEAHTLHARHLLHVTYKLYMASLIFECAGISCLCIFYGVFAHDGIGLPVFKLLGRLLEAISTMVFLLLLILISKGYTVTRGRLKPLTSAKIGVFMTVYTVVYSTLFIYEKKVFDPGEVLYVYDSPAGYGLVGMRLVGWSWFVYANIFTLIHYPEKSRFYTKLFLIYSLWFLSGPVIILISTFMVPKWMREKLINGIELFISLTAHLTFFILTRPSAANKNFPFHVRTTQIDIMQQSTNGFVGDNNIDRFSHHPYALSIPVSHRPDYNSLFGVQSRASGMELACRPTALPSAPVEEDTNNNSGFHIRRSLPTDQQ, from the exons aactgGTTATTCCTCACGCGATTTTGTTTCCTGTCTGAATACGGGAGGTTTTCGTACGACTTGGAGTATTCCAAG GATTACGAAATTCAGAATATATTGTTGTACTTCGACTCAAGCAGACAGTGGCCCTCTGTATACAAAACTGACAAG acaTGTTTGGAAAAAGAAGCCGTTCTGTCAGTCAGTAGGGGGCAGGTGATTAACTTAACATCCACGAGCCCAGGATCGGGTTGTGAAATTGAAGTTTCCCCTAGCGGTAAAAGTATGTACCATTGTTCTCGATACCGAATATTTGAGTCAGTTCGACCGCGATGGTGGTTTATTGCTGTTAGTAACTGCAACTCATCCAAG GGAGTGAAACTGAAATATCATTTTGTGATGACCAACGACGAAAAGAATTATTGGTTTAAACATTTTTCAGCGGACGAGTTTT ATATTCTTCAAACTGACGTAACGTTTGCTACTCTGTACTGTCTTCTAATTTTGGCCTCATGTTTTGAAGCAC ATACCCTACATGCACGCCACCTACTCCATGTTACCTACAAACTTTACATGGCATCTCTAATATTTGAATGTGCTGGAATTTCTTGTCTGTGTATATTTTATGGTGTATTTGCTCATGACGGTATTGGTCTTCCAGTATTTAAACTACTTG GACGACTCTTAGAAGCAATAAGTACGATggtatttcttcttcttttaatacttatttccaAAGGCTACACTGTCACTAGAGGGCGCTTGAAACCTCTTACATCTGCCAAGATCGGAGTGTTCATGACTGTGTATACTGTAGTGTATTCAACGTTATTTATCTAcgaaaaaaag GTTTTTGATCCTGGAGAGGTGTTGTATGTTTATGACAGTCCTGCAGGATATGGTTTGGTTGGTATGCGACTCGTAGGTTGGTCCTGGTTTGTTTATGCCAACATTTTTACTCTAATACATTATCCTGAGAAATCACGTTTCTACACAAAACTTTTTCTTATCTACTCTCTTTG GTTCTTGTCAGGTCCAGTAATCATCCTTATATCAACCTTCATGGTTCCAAAGTGGATGAGAGAGAAGCTAATAAATGGGATTGAACTGTTCATTAGTCTAACAGCCCATTTAACTTTcttt atTTTAACAAGACCTTCTGCAGCCAATAAAAACTTCCCATTTCATGTTCGGACTACTCAG ATAGACATTATGCAGCAGAGTACTAATGGCTTTGTTGGAGACAACAACATTGATCGATTCAGTCACCATCCGTATGCTTTGTCTATTCCTGTAAGTCACAGACCAGATTATAACTCTCTATTTGGTGTCCAGAGTCGAGCATCTGGCATGGAACTG GCTTGTCGACCAACAGCTCTACCCAGTGCTCCAGTAGAAGAGGATACCAATAACAACAGTGGTTTTCACATACGACGAAGCTTGCCTACTGATCAACAATAG
- the LOC143225429 gene encoding transmembrane protein 145-like isoform X2: protein MQKAKLCRVKCIRQRTGYSSRDFVSCLNTGGFRTTWSIPRQDYEIQNILLYFDSSRQWPSVYKTDKTCLEKEAVLSVSRGQVINLTSTSPGSGCEIEVSPSGKSMYHCSRYRIFESVRPRWWFIAVSNCNSSKGVKLKYHFVMTNDEKNYWFKHFSADEFYILQTDVTFATLYCLLILASCFEAHTLHARHLLHVTYKLYMASLIFECAGISCLCIFYGVFAHDGIGLPVFKLLGRLLEAISTMVFLLLLILISKGYTVTRGRLKPLTSAKIGVFMTVYTVVYSTLFIYEKKVFDPGEVLYVYDSPAGYGLVGMRLVGWSWFVYANIFTLIHYPEKSRFYTKLFLIYSLWFLSGPVIILISTFMVPKWMREKLINGIELFISLTAHLTFFILTRPSAANKNFPFHVRTTQIDIMQQSTNGFVGDNNIDRFSHHPYALSIPVSHRPDYNSLFGVQSRASGMELACRPTALPSAPVEEDTNNNSGFHIRRSLPTDQQ from the exons aactgGTTATTCCTCACGCGATTTTGTTTCCTGTCTGAATACGGGAGGTTTTCGTACGACTTGGAGTATTCCAAG ACAGGATTACGAAATTCAGAATATATTGTTGTACTTCGACTCAAGCAGACAGTGGCCCTCTGTATACAAAACTGACAAG acaTGTTTGGAAAAAGAAGCCGTTCTGTCAGTCAGTAGGGGGCAGGTGATTAACTTAACATCCACGAGCCCAGGATCGGGTTGTGAAATTGAAGTTTCCCCTAGCGGTAAAAGTATGTACCATTGTTCTCGATACCGAATATTTGAGTCAGTTCGACCGCGATGGTGGTTTATTGCTGTTAGTAACTGCAACTCATCCAAG GGAGTGAAACTGAAATATCATTTTGTGATGACCAACGACGAAAAGAATTATTGGTTTAAACATTTTTCAGCGGACGAGTTTT ATATTCTTCAAACTGACGTAACGTTTGCTACTCTGTACTGTCTTCTAATTTTGGCCTCATGTTTTGAAGCAC ATACCCTACATGCACGCCACCTACTCCATGTTACCTACAAACTTTACATGGCATCTCTAATATTTGAATGTGCTGGAATTTCTTGTCTGTGTATATTTTATGGTGTATTTGCTCATGACGGTATTGGTCTTCCAGTATTTAAACTACTTG GACGACTCTTAGAAGCAATAAGTACGATggtatttcttcttcttttaatacttatttccaAAGGCTACACTGTCACTAGAGGGCGCTTGAAACCTCTTACATCTGCCAAGATCGGAGTGTTCATGACTGTGTATACTGTAGTGTATTCAACGTTATTTATCTAcgaaaaaaag GTTTTTGATCCTGGAGAGGTGTTGTATGTTTATGACAGTCCTGCAGGATATGGTTTGGTTGGTATGCGACTCGTAGGTTGGTCCTGGTTTGTTTATGCCAACATTTTTACTCTAATACATTATCCTGAGAAATCACGTTTCTACACAAAACTTTTTCTTATCTACTCTCTTTG GTTCTTGTCAGGTCCAGTAATCATCCTTATATCAACCTTCATGGTTCCAAAGTGGATGAGAGAGAAGCTAATAAATGGGATTGAACTGTTCATTAGTCTAACAGCCCATTTAACTTTcttt atTTTAACAAGACCTTCTGCAGCCAATAAAAACTTCCCATTTCATGTTCGGACTACTCAG ATAGACATTATGCAGCAGAGTACTAATGGCTTTGTTGGAGACAACAACATTGATCGATTCAGTCACCATCCGTATGCTTTGTCTATTCCTGTAAGTCACAGACCAGATTATAACTCTCTATTTGGTGTCCAGAGTCGAGCATCTGGCATGGAACTG GCTTGTCGACCAACAGCTCTACCCAGTGCTCCAGTAGAAGAGGATACCAATAACAACAGTGGTTTTCACATACGACGAAGCTTGCCTACTGATCAACAATAG